One part of the Ornithodoros turicata isolate Travis chromosome 2, ASM3712646v1, whole genome shotgun sequence genome encodes these proteins:
- the LOC135384219 gene encoding neprilysin-11-like — protein sequence MADFGACEAFQYREVSMWEEKRSSTKVQDLENSEQACRKTYALLTLVLLMSLITSMAAAVWVFTKSKQRQSHGSQDETPPAPQRILLPKLSPRPQPPHDDYEGDPYDLEMTPTASETTSSVNVCDTNDCRKVRKFIEAIVDTTRDPCEDFFAFVCGNYKQPAGMDVDNTGQDLSATSLIPVIVKSLETEHVPTSGQTGFQKSAALYKHCKEADSRVSAATARNFLAGHKMDVRKNMAFDLLHTLVEFIFEINIPLIFRFEPMEEGCPNFAFRLDSEAMSKSTDIRTVLSAIYSAHVGEKIVHSITHVENKIIEVSELSRRNVGRTSDGYDTFVVLDLWELGVKDNGDALAKEWTAALQHYASSRLLLKRKVNVSRTDVEFFHRLFGKEKNVPEDELRLFFAWRCIHYLYDVSFVKSQDCFSATFDVFPDAAISSALFHALNEERISATREMTEAIVGEIKESFRTTAWMDHETRTGALRKISMLRIRLGFAPKLNTTEKIDEFYRDLPDQNGPFLSDYLEVNAFQTRKYWEGVVHGYSDYFYEAATPQPLFQSNAYYSPQLNSVTILPSRLLRPYFSVGGPPEINYGGLGSTVAHEIMHGFDLNGRQYDGNGTLSSWFTRNSAEELDILERCYMEHIINNAPKARSYVQHLYEYQADVLGTGSLLRAYQKAARRSKVYLGNVRGLTRDQIFYVANCIQWCEGKSDIGDQLNATHPQGDDRCNVPLMNSVHFSETFSCRNGKPMNPPKKCPFW from the exons ATGGCTGATTTCGGAGCTTGCGAAGCTTTCCAGTACAGGGAAGTTAGTATGTGGGAAGAGAAACGCTCATCCACAAAG GTACAGGATTTGGAAAACTCTGAACAAGCCTGCAGGAAAACCTATGCGTTGCTGACATTGGTTCTGCTAATGAGCCTCATCACGAGCATGGCTGCTGCTGTCTGGGTTTTCACAAAAAGTAAACAACGACAATCGCACGGCAGTCAAGACGAGACACCTCCAGCTCCTCAACGCATCTTGCTGCCGAAACTCTCGCCCAGGCCACAGCCTCCTCATGATGACTACGAAGGTGACCCATACGACCTCGAGATGACACCGACAGCAAGTGAGACCACGTCGTCGGTGAACGTTTGCGACACGAACGATTGTCGTAAGGTCCGTAAGTTCATCGAAGCCATTGTGGACACGACGAGGGACCCTTGTGAGGACTTCTTCGCGTTCGTCTGCGGTAACTACAAACAGCCTGCAGGAATGGACGTGGACAACACCGGTCAAGATCTAAGTGCAACTAGCCTGATCCCTGTCATAGTGAAAAGCTTGGAGACCGAACACGTTCCCACTAGCGGGCAGACGGGATTTCAAAAGTCTGCAGCGCTGTACAAACACTGCAAGGAAGCTGACAGTAGAGTATCTGCAGCCACTGCGAGAAATTTCTTGGCAGGTCACAAGATGGACGTGAGGAAGAACATGGCGTTTGATCTCTTGCACACTTTGGTCGAATTTATATTTGAGATAAACATTCCTTTAATATTTCGCTTTGAACCAATGGAGGAAGGCTGCCCAAACTTTGCATTCCGACTAGACTCCGAAGCGATGTCAAAAAGTACTGACATTAGAACAGTTCTGTCTGCAATATACTCCGCACATGTCGGCGAAAAGATAGTGCATAGTATCACGCATGTAGAGAACAAGATTATTGAAGTCAGCGAACTGTCACGAAGAAATGTCGGCCGAACGTCAGACGGCTACGAcacctttgtggtgcttgaCCTGTGGGAACTGGGCGTGAAAGACAATGGCGACGCACTTGCTAAAGAATGGACCGCAGCTCTCCAACACTACGCGTCATCCCGTTTGCTGCTGAAGAGGAAGGTAAACGTGTCACGGACCGACGTCGAATTTTTTCATCGCTTATTCGGAAAGGAAAAGAATGTGCCAGAAGACGAACTTAGGTTATTCTTCGCTTGGCGATGTATCCACTACCTTTATGACGTTTCATTTGTGAAGAGTCAGGATTGCTTCTCCGCCACTTTCGACGTCTTTCCCGACGCGGCGATTTCTTCGGCGCTCTTTCACGCACTTAACGAAGAGCGCATTAGTGCCACTAGAGAGATGACTGAAGCGATCGTCGGCGAGATTAAAGAATCTTTCAGAACCACCGCTTGGATGGACCACGAAACACGCACCGGAGCCTTGCGGAAGATATCCATGCTCAGGATCCGCCTGGGATTCGCGCCTAAGCTGAACACCACCGAGAAAATCGACGAATTTTACAGAGACCTCCCCGACCAGAATGGGCCCTTTCTTTCGGACTACTTAGAAGTGAATGCATTTCAGACTAGAAAGTACTGGGAAGGTGTGGTGCACGGCTACTCGGACTATTTCTACGAAGCTGCGACTCCTCAACCGCTGTTCCAATCCAACGCTTATTATTCTCCCCAGCTGAACAGCGTTACTATCCTTCCTTCCAGGCTATTGAGACCGTACTTCAGCGTGGGTGGCCCTCCCGAGATAAACTACGGCGGACTGGGATCTACAGTGGCGCATGAGATCATGCACGGCTTTGACCTGAACGGCCGTCAGTACGACGGCAACGGAACCCTCTCCTCATGGTTCACGCGCAATAGTGCGGAGGAGCTCGATATTCTAGAACGGTGTTACATGGAACACATCATCAACAACGCTCCGAAAGCCAGATCCTATGTTCAGCACCTATACGAGTACCAGGCCGACGTCCTCGGCACTGGCTCCCTCTTGAGGGCATACCAGAAGGCTGCAAGAAGGTCTAAGGTGTATCTCGGCAATGTGAGGGGCCTGACGAGGGATCAGATTTTCTACGTGGCGAATTGTATTCAGTGGTGCGAAGGCAAGTCTGATATTGGTGATCAACTGAACGCAACTCATCCACAAGGAGATGACAGATGCAATGTTCCACTCATGAACTCTGTGCACTTCAGTGAAACATTCTCTTGCCGCAATGGCAAACCCATGAATCCACCAAAGAAGTGTCCCTTCTGGTAA